A segment of the Leptolyngbya sp. NIES-3755 genome:
ATCAGTGTCAAAGCTGTGGAAAAGTCGATCGAGAAACCGAACTGACGATCGATCACATCATCCCCCTCGCCAACGGCGGCAGCGACGACCTGAGCAACCTGCAAATATTATGTCGATCGTGCAATTCCCGCAAAAAACACAGCTTTGATCCGAGGTTCGATCGACAATTTAATCTCTAGATTTTTGCCTCTTCGAGCAATCAAGGAATGAAGATTCTTCTGGCTCCTCGATAACTGTCGATCGCAAGCACAATTTCAATCAAGCTTTCAACACAGCGACCTCGATATTCGGAATCATTTAGAAGTCGATCGGTATTACTTACCGTAACAACAGGCAAGGACTCCGAAGTGTTTTCTTCTCGCATCACCTGTTCTAGCGAATCTTTTCCTTTCATGCTGCGATTGGCAGTAAGTAATACCATCTGATCTTCTTGAGCGATTCGCCAAACTGTCCTGTCGTCACTATCGATCGATAATCCAATTTCTGCAAATGTCACAAACTGAATCGAAACCAGATCAAGCCAGCCCTCACTCGCGATCGCGCCAAAAAATACCAGAGCATGACCTCTAAGATTGTGGTCGATTAGAAAGATCATACTTTGGATTCGCGTTGAGCCTTAGCTGCCCGAAGCTTCTCCCAAGCCGCTTCAGTTCCAGGCTTTGGGAGCTGTGCTGCAATGTGAGCAACTCGATCGCGATTTTGCGCTTCGTAGTACTGCCGCAGTTCTTCAGATTCTTTGAGAACTTGCTGATATTCAGCTTCCACCTCTGCACGATGCACCTCAATATAAGCGAGAGCCGCATTTATCTGTGATTCTGTCAGATCAAACAATCCACGAATAAAATGAGGCGGATATTGAGCCGTTACATAATCCATCACGTCGTAGAGTGTGATGCGGGTGTTTGCGATCGTTAGCCCACGCTCTGTCCGAATAATCAATGTCATCGCCTCGTCGCGTAAATTTCTCTTTGCTATAGTCTGCTTCATCCATCTCCTCGATTCCATTTTAGGATTGTTCAGAATGGAAAGGTCATAATTTGGTCAACCCATTCTTCAGCCGTAGACGCTTCCCAAACCAGAATGACGGCATCGATCGCTTCACCAATGGGTAGATTCTGAGAAAGAATGAGAACACCAGAACTCTTTTGCAACGTGATGAATTGACCAAACTCAGTCGGCATCGTTTTACGATCGTGCGTCACCAATACCCGACCTTCTCGCGCCGCGATCGCCAAAACCTCCGGATCTTTCAGCCCTTCAAGTCCCGCTTCGTTCGCTGACTGAAAATCCAGATTAGGATATCTGCGAATCGCACCTGTGACGATCGCTTGTCTCAGATCGGCATCCGCTTGGAATCGAATCTCTGTCATTGCTTCTGAGCTTGAGCCGCTTTCAGTTTTTGATACAGCAAAGGACTCTTTTCTCTGCAAGTCTGCTGTAGTCGCTCAAATTCGGCTTCTCCTTCTTGCAGATACGCATCAATCAGCGATCGATTTGCCAGATAAAACGCGATCGCGCCATACACCTGTTCAAGCGAGAGCAACGGAAAATTCTGAGCAATACTTTCCGGTGAATCGCCATTGAGAAATGAGTAAACAACAGAGTCGAGCGAAATCCGAGTGCCTTCTATCCAATATGCTGTTCCTCGTTGCTCAATGTACGACTTTGACAAAATCGGAGCTAATGCCATAAAGATACCAGTCGCTTGATAATCAAATTTTAGGAGACACAAGCGCGATCGCACCAAAGAAAACCAGCACATGATTCCTGAGATACGATCGCATTTAGATTCCATCAATGTCGATCAGCTAGAGTAACTTTCATACAAATCTTTGCAAAGTCAAACCCCGAAGAAGGATTCCAATTTGAAGAATGCTTGATAGGGAAAATCCCCTGAGCGATTTTTCTCAAAACTCTTTTCTTTAAGCAATGCAGCAAGCTTTTTCATCTGATAGTAAACAAGCTTTGCGAATTGGTTGATCTTAATCTCAAACTCCACCAACATTATTTCTCCAGCGACTTCATCACCGAAAGAATAATGGGATGGAAATTCTGTTACTACGACCTTCATTAAGTGTCTCTTAGCGGGATTTCTAGTCATCCTCCATCGGTTGCCCCCCGGTTCATTCCACCAAGTAAGTTCCACTGTCGAATCGCCTTTCATCATTAAAACAGTAGCTTCGATAAGATCTCCGATTGGATTCCCGAAACTATGGCTAATATCTAATTCGTAAATCTGCCTATTCACGAAGAGCAAACAGGTACTCCATCCACCAGACGATAGAACATATAAGAGGTCGATATCATCACCATCGTACATACGGAGATCTTAAATTCAAATAATTTTCTAATCTTCAACGTCTTCGGTTTGCATCAACCTTTGTTTCAAGCGTTCAGGATCGCCTTTATCAACAACCTTCCCCGCTTCTAACAAAAACGCCCCATCGCAATACTCCAATTCTTCCAGCCGATGCGTCACCCAAAGCGCCGTAATCCCCCGCTTCTTCACCAACGTCTGCACCTGCGCCACCAACTCCAACTGGCTATCCGGATCAAGCAACGCGGTCGGCTCATCTAATAAAAGGACATCACAATGACGAGCGATCGCACCCGCGATCGCCACCCGCTGTTTCTGTCCCCCACTCAGCGCATAAATCGGACGACGCTGAAACGCCCCCAAACTCACAGCCGAAAGCGACTCTTCCACCCGCTCTCGAATCTGCGCGATCGTCAACCCTTCATCCACCAGCCCAAACGCCACATCCGCCCCCACCGTCGGCATCACCAACTGATGATCCGGATTTTGAAACACAAAACCGACCGGAGGCGAGATCAGAACTTCTCCCCCAGTCGGTTGCAGCAATCCCGCCAACAATCGCAGCAGCGTCGATTTACCGCTGCCATTTGCGCCCAACAGCATCCAAAATTCACCCTTCGGCACGTCCAGCGCACAAGAGCGCAAAATCGCCTTGTCCTCCGACCAGCCAAAACTCAGGTCGATCGCTTGAATTGCAGAAAGGTTTTGCGGTTTGGGCGCGTCTACGGTCATATCGATCTATTCCGCCGTTGCAAATGAGAATCCTGCGGGTCTGCCCGAAGCTGCCGCGCTCGATTTCTCATACATCTGAACCGCCGCAATATTATCGGCAAACACCGCGATCTTCTTATCGGTTTGGCGATCGCAGGTGAATTCCAACAGTCCGCCGCCGCCCTTCATGGCATTGGTGATTTCTTGATAAGTTGCTTCCGCTGCTTCCACTGATTTCCGTTGAAATGAGAGACCGAGTGGGTTTCCCTTCAGGGTTAATTCGAGAATATACATAATGTCGATCGTACAAACTGCCAGTTCTCAGTATCGCAAATATCCGCAGAAACGGCTTGCCTTCTCATTGTGCTAGATGAGGATTAATTTGAAAGAATTTCCGTAATTCTAAGATTTGTTAAGAAAAAGACTGGAAATTTTTGGGAAAGTCTCCATATAATCAGAAGCATAGGTAACGAAAAGTAAACTCCATTTCATAATTCAGAGTTTGCTCATTCCTCCGTACTTATTTGGAGATTATTCAAATGACCATCGCAGTAGGTCGCGCCCCAGCGCAGAGAGGCGTATTCGATGCCCTCGACGACTGGCTCAAACGCGATAGATTCGTCTTCGTCGGCTGGTCAGGTATCCTGCTTTTCCCCTGTGCCTTCCTGGCACTCGGCGGCTGGATGACCGGCACCACCTTCGTGTCCTCCTGGTACACCCACGGACTCGCCTCCTCGTACCTCGAAGGCTGTAACTTCCTCACCGTTGCCGTTTCCACTCCCGCAGACAGCTTGGGACACTCCTTGCTGCTGCTCTGGGGACCGGAAGCACAAGGTGACTTCACCCGCTGGTGTCAACTCGGCGGACTCTGGACCTTCGTTGCCCTCCACGGCGCGTTCGGTCTGATCGGCTTCTGTCTACGTCAGCTCGAAATCGCACGACTCGTCGGCATTCGTCCGTACAACGCGATCGCGTTCACCGGACCGATCGCGGTATTCGTCTCGGTGTTCTTGATGTACCCGTTGGGACAATCGAGCTGGTTCTTCGCACCCTCGTTTGGTGTCGCTGCAATCTTCCGTTTCATCTTGTTCATCCAAGGGTTCCACAACTTCACCCTGAACCCGTTCCACATGATGGGCGTGGCTGGGATTCTCGGTGGCGCACTGCTGTGTGCGATTCATGGAGCGACGGTTGAGAACACCTTGTTTGAAGACGGCGACGGGTCGAGCACCTTCCGGGCGTTTAACCCGACCCAAGCCGAAGAAACCTATTCGATGGTGACCGCGAACCGCTTCTGGTCACAGATCTTCGGAATTGCCTTCAGCAACAAACGGTGGTTGCACTTCTTCATGCTGTTCGTCCCTGTGACGGGACTGTGGATGGCATCGGTGGGCATCATCGGGATTGCGCTCAACCTGCGCGCCTACGACTTCGTCTCTCAGGAACTTCGAGCTGCTGAAGACCCGGAATTTGAAACGTTCTACACGAAGAACATTTTGCTGAACGAGGGCATCCGGGCGTGGATGGCATCTCAGGATCAGCCGCATGAACACTTTGTATTCCCTGAAGAAGTGCTGCCTCGCGGTAACGCTCTCTAAGAAGCAAAGTCTTTCTGATTCCATTGGCTCCTACCTCTTTGGTGGGAGCTTTTTTTAAGGCTTGACACATTCTCGAATAGACGTGCTACATTGAATTACAGATGAAGGAATTCGATGAGTTCCGAGTCTGTAAACCCTTTGAAATTTATCCACTTAGGACATAGGAGGTGATGCCCATGCCAGATAGTAGTAAATGCTTGGGTCGTCAGGTTAGAGTTAGTCGGCTGTGCGCCGGGGCTGTTCTCTAACAGTTATTTCAGACCTTTTGTAAGTATTGTCCGTACAATTCTTCAATCACTGGACTAACTCGGAGTTTCCTTCCGGCAGTCTGGTTTCTAAACTGAAGACCCGCTACACCGCTCTTGTTCATGAGGTTTGGATGCGTCCTGCCTCCCCGAACAGGAGCGGATGGTTTTTTAAAGAGAAAATTTACACGACCGCTCTAAAGAAGTACGTCCTTAGATAGAGGAGCCTGAATTTCGACTGAGGCAATCTATAACGAGACTGGGTACTCTACCAGAGGAATTCCTGTAAACAAATCCTGACAGTTGGAGAATTGTCACACGAATGGTGTGTCACTATTCGGCTCTAGCAGGTAAACTAATTTGCAGTGGTAAAGTTGTGCAGTAATCTTGCCAACTTGGTAATTTTGATATAGAAGGCTCCGCTAGTCGTTCTATCTGTAGGTGTGAGGAAAACTAAACACAATGCGTAAGATCTTATTGAACTCTCTGTTCACAAGTCCTGCTGTTTTGGGCGCAGCTCTAATGATGTCTTCCTCCGCGATCGCGGCTCCGAAGGCAGAAGTCGCTGGACTGCCCGCTCTTGAAGTTGGAACTCAGTCGAAGGTCGTTGCACCTCTTACTGAAGTCAAGGCTCTGGCTGATGTGAAATCGCTCAGCCCCGAAAAGACCGCTGAAACGGTCAAGCCTCAACCCCAAATTGCAGCAGAATTCAGCCCTGCTAAATCTGTAGTCGTAAACGAGCCTGTAAAAGTTGCCCAAGCCGCAACCGAAACTCCGGCAACCCCCACCAGCGTTGATTCCTTGAACCAAATCAACCGCTACAGCCGCGAAGGACAAGGCGCAACCAGCGCAGGTCAAGTTACCTCAGTGTCTCAGCTTTCCGATGTTCGTCCCACTGACTGGGCATTCCAAGCACTCCAATCCCTGGTTGAACGCTATGGCTGTATCGCTGGCTATCCCGATCGTACTTACCGGGGCAATCGCGCTCTGACTCGTTTCGAGTTCGCAGCCGGTCTGAATGCTTGTCTCGATCGAGTGAACGAATTGATCGCCGCTTCAACCGCTGACTTGGTGAAGAAAGAAGACCTCGCAACCCTACAGAAGCTGCAAGAGCAATTCGCAGCAGAGTTGGCAACAATTCGCGGACGAGTGGATGCGTTGGAAGCTCGCACAACCACGTTGGAGAGACAGCAATTCTCGACCACGACGAAACTCGCGGGTGAGGCAATCTTCGCAGTCACCGATGAGTTTGGTGTTCGTGGAACTGGCGGGAATAACACCGTCTTCCAGAACCGGATTCGTTTAGCATTAAACACCAGCTTCACCGGAAGAGACTTGTTAGTCACCCGGATTGCAGCAGGAAACGCTGACCTCTTCCAATTGAATGGCGCAGGCACACCGGGTGGAGCCGTAGCTGAAGGGATTCAAACCTTTAACTTCGGTAACACAGGCGGAAACCGTGGCTTCATTGACTGGGTTGCTTACTACTTCCCGGTTGGCGAAAACCTGAGATTCTATATCCCAGTAGTCGGCGGTTTGCACTATGACTATGCTCCGACCATCAGCCCTGCTTTGGATGCGGCTGACGGTGGTACAGGTCCGCTCTCGGTCTTCGCTCAACGTAACCCGATTTACTTGATCGGTGGTGGTAGTGGAATCGGTGCGACTTTCGGCATCAACAGCGCTTTCCAACTGAGTGCAGGTTATTTGGCTGACAACTCAGACGGAACTCAGCTCACCTTTGGAGCCAATAACCCTGCTGCTGGGGGTGGCTTGTTCAACGGAAGCTACGGTGCTTTGGCTCAATTGACCTTCACTCCAAGCAATGCCCTGCAAATCGGTTTAACCTACGTCAACGCCTACCGTCGTGGCGCGATCTTTGATACCGGTTCGGCATTGGCTTCTTCTGGAACCTTCCTGGCAAACCGTAACATCGGTGGATCGGGTGCTTCTCAAGTTAGCGCTTACGGTGCTTCGGTCGCATTCAGACCGAGTCCTAACATTGTGCTGAACGCATTTGGTTCGTTGATCAACGCGAACTTTGTGGATGACGGTGAAGGACAGAAAGACATCTGGACTTATGGAGTTGGGGTTGCGTTCCCTGACTTCGGTAAGAAAGGCAACCTGCTTGGATTTGTTGCGGGTGCTGAGCCTTACATGGGTAATCCGGGTGCTGGTTTGCGGAATGACATTCCGTTGCACTTTGAAGGATTCTACAAGTACCAATTGACCGACAACATCTCGGTGACTCCAGGTGTGATCTGGGTCGTGAATCCGGGTCAAAACGAGGCAAATGATGATGTTGTGATCGGTACGATTAGAACGACCTTCACGTTCTAAGATTGGCTCAAAACCTCGCTCATTTCGGGCGAGGTTGGGGAACAATCCTTTGATTTGTGCTTCAAATTTGTTAAGTGAACAATTAATGTTTGCTTCAGTTTGGTAAGCCTCATTTAAACCCTGTCGAATTGGCAGGGTTTTTGTTTTGCCGTCTGTAAGAAGATAGAGACAGAAACGACACTCTGGATCGAAGTTTTAAGAGTGAGATAACTTTATGCTTTGGACGGTTTGTAGTTTTGGAGTAACGTTATGGCGAAAGTCAATCCGATCGATGTTCAAAAATATTTGAAGGGCATTGATTACCCAGTTAACAAAGAAGACTTAATCAAACACGCAGAAAAGAATGGGGCAGATGAGACCTTGAAATCGCTGCTTCAGGAATTGCCGGGAGACAACTTTGAGAAGCCGACTGATGTGAATAAAGCGATCGGACAAGTTGAATAAGTTCTAATTGGGCTGCATTTCTAGAGTGCAGCTTTTTAAATACAAAAACGGGTGTGAAAGAACTAGCTCTCACACCCGAATTGTTTATTGAATTCTAATTAACCAACCAAGTGCAACAAGTCGCGAACAACGCTGTAACCTGCCAAATCCCAAAGGAGGTATGCGAGAAAACCAATCATTGCGAAACGTCCATTCCAAAGTTCAGCTTGGGGAGTCCAACCAAACAGAAATGCGTTCCGGTCTTTGCCATTGTATGCGGTAGAAATCGGTAAATCGGTCGTGCTAGGAGGAGATTGCATATCTATAATTCCAAACGCTTCATAATTGTTATCGTACTGTTCATTCTCTTATTTGCTGTCTACCCATAGAAGCAAGCTATTTCTCTCCCTATTGATAGAGATAAAGTTTGAATCTCAATTTATCGAAAATGAGTGATATAAGCTACCTTGAAACTGTTAATTTCGATGCTATTCATTAGAAATGTTTTATCAGAAATTGAATGAATCGACATAGATCGTATTCAACACTACGATCGCTTTTTCTAAATGATTGTAAAGTGGAGTCTACAATTGCAGTTTAGGTATTGAATTGGAAAGCTTCCAGCTACATCCTGAGATAGAGGTTAAGGCAAGTGCAGACGGCTACATTTATATAAGCTTAATTAATACTTTGTAGCGATTTCTCTTTTGCCTAGCATCTATTAAAGCTGGGGTTTCCCTATCTATTATCGTTTAGTAGTCAGGTTGTGGGGTATGGAATTATTAACTCGGACGATTCAGTTTCCAGAGACGTTAGATGACATAGTGATCGCTCAATTCCATGAGCAAGCAAACGAAGCAATCCAGTCGGATTCGGATGCGATTCTCGTGGATTTCGCGAAGGTTGAGTTTATGAGTAGTCCTGGTTTGATGGCGTTGGTGATTGCATTTAAGCGATCGCGTGAAGCAGGAAAACCAATGCTCCTACAATCTGTCAACGAGCGCATTAGGATGCTTCTAGAATTAACCGGGATGGATAAAGTGTTTGAAATTATGGAAAGTCCCGTTGAAGAAAGTGAACAAGTCTTAGTCAATCAATAAAATAAGAACCGGATCTGATTTAGATCCGGTTTTTTGTTAGATAAACTCTCGAATATATTGATTCACTAATTCGGGCTGTTCTTGCTGCACCCAATGGCTACAGTTTGGAATATATCGAATCCGAAAATCCTTGACGTATTCCTCAGTTCCATAGGTCAGTTCTTTGCCTAATGCGGTATCTTCTTCTCCCCAAATCATCAGAGTTGGCATCTCTAAAACACCCCAATCTTTTCTAACAATTCCAGACTGAAACGCATTGCGATAATAGTTGATCATTGAAGTCAACGCACCTCGTTTTGCGATCGCATTCTTATACTGATCGATGTCTTCCTTCGTGAAAGCATCTTTGTTAACTGCCATTCCTAAAAACGCAGATTCTATCACCTTGTAATCATTAAGCTGAATTAAGAATTCTGGCAAAGCAGGAAGTTGGAAAAAGAGAATGTACCAACTTTTCAACATTTGCTGAGGTGTAGTTAATCCTTGAGAAAATTTTGCAGGGTGAGGCAGATTTAGGATCACTAATTTATCGAGCATATCGGGATAGGTGTAAGCAAAATTCCACGCGATCGCACCTCCCCAATCGTGTCCTACAAGGGTACAGCGCTGATAGCCTAATCCTTCGATTACGCCTTTCACATCGGCGACAAATTCGGACATTCGATAAGCATCATTGCCAGTCGGTTTATCGCTGTCATTGTAGCCACGAAGATCGATCGCAACCGCTTTGTGATCTTTGGCGAATTCTGGGATTTGTTTGCGCCAGGAATACCAGAACTCAGGAAAACCATGCAAGAAAAGAATTAAATCACCTTCGCCTTGAGTGACGTAATGGAGATTGATTCCGTTTGTGAAAATGCGATCGTGCGTCCAAGTTTCGATCATGATCCTGATGGATATTGTTGTAGAACTTGCTTGAGATATTGACCCGTATAAGAACGCGGGTTTTTTGCAACTTCTTCAGGTGTTCCAACTGCGACAATTTCACCGCCTCGATCGCCGCCTTCAGGACCAAGATCAATAATCCAATCTGAACATCGAATCACATCTAAATTGTGCTCGATCACTAAGACTGAATTGCCTTTATCGACTAATCGCTGAATCACATCAAGAAGTTTGTGAACATCGTAGAACGATAAGCCAGTCGTGGGTTCATCAATTAGATAGAGTGTTTTACCTGTGGCACGTCGAGAAAGTTCGGTGGCAAGTTTGACCCGCTGCGCTTCACCACCGGATAGAGTGGGAGCCGTTTGACCGAGCCGCATGTAGCCAAGACCGACATCGACTAAAGTTTGAAGACGGTTCGCAGCCTGGGGAATGTTTTTGAAGAATTCTGCGCCTTCTTCGACGGTCATGCCTAGAACATCTGCGATCGATTTCCCTTTAAATTTCACCTGCAAGGTTTCGCGGTTATACCGTGCCCCTTTGCATACTTCGCATTGCACATAGACATCGGGCAAGAAATTCATCTCGATCACGTTCACGCCTTGACCACTACAGGCTTCACAGCGTCCGCCTTTGACATTGAACGAGAATTGTCCAGGTTTATAACCTCTGGCTTTGGCTTCGATCGTTTCGGAGAAGACATCACGAATGCAATCGAAAACACCGGTGTAAGTCGCGGGATTCGATCGAGGAGTTCGACCGATTGGGGATTGATCAATGACGATCGCTTTATCGAGCGCGTCCAATCCTTTCACAGGCTTCATTTCTTTTGGTTGTGGAACTTTCTGCCCAAAGTGATGCTGAATAGCTGGATAAAGCAGTTCATTAATTAGCGTCGATTTGCCGGAGCCGGAAACGCCCGTCACACAGACCAATTTACCAAGCGGGAATTCGACATCTACTTTTTTAAGATTGTTACGAACCGCATCGCGAATCACGAGCGATCGACCATTTCCTTCTCGGCGTTCTGGCGGAGTTTGAATCGATCGACGACCTGAAAGATAGGCTCCAGTCAGCGATTCTTCTGCATTCAAGAGTGTATCCAAATCGCCTTGAGCTACAATTCGCCCACCATGAACGCCCGCACCAGGTCCAATGTCAACTAGATGATCAGCAGCACGAATCGTCTCTTCGTCGTGTTCGACCACGATCAAGGTATTTCCCAAATCGCGCAGCTTGGTCAAAGTATTGAGCAATCGAGTGTTATCCCGTTGATGGAGTCCAATGCTTGGTTCATCCAAAACGTAGAGAACGCCGGTCAGTCCTGCACCGATTTGAGTGGCTAAGCGGATTCGTTGAGCTTCACCGCCAGAAAGCGTCATTGCAGTTCGATCGAGCGTCAAATAATCCAATCCCACATCGAGAAGAAATTGCAATCTCGCTTTGATTTCTCGTAAGACTAAATCCCCGATTTGAGCTTGTCGATCGCTCAATTTTAGATCCTGAACTCGATCCAAACATTCTCGAATCGAAACCCCTGTAAATTCATGAATTCGATATTGTCCTAACCGCACTGCAAGCGATTCAGGTTTCAATCGTTTTCCACCACAAATATCACAAGCCTGATCGATTAAATATTGCTCTAGCTTCTGTTTGTACAAGTCAGAACTGGCTTCTTGATATTGTCGATCGAGCAACGGAATTG
Coding sequences within it:
- a CDS encoding hypothetical protein (Q8YPQ9;~similar to AA sequence:cyanobase_aa:LBDG_08520), with amino-acid sequence MESKCDRISGIMCWFSLVRSRLCLLKFDYQATGIFMALAPILSKSYIEQRGTAYWIEGTRISLDSVVYSFLNGDSPESIAQNFPLLSLEQVYGAIAFYLANRSLIDAYLQEGEAEFERLQQTCREKSPLLYQKLKAAQAQKQ
- a CDS encoding soluble epoxide hydrolase (similar to AA sequence:cyanobase_aa:LBDG_41880), with protein sequence MIETWTHDRIFTNGINLHYVTQGEGDLILFLHGFPEFWYSWRKQIPEFAKDHKAVAIDLRGYNDSDKPTGNDAYRMSEFVADVKGVIEGLGYQRCTLVGHDWGGAIAWNFAYTYPDMLDKLVILNLPHPAKFSQGLTTPQQMLKSWYILFFQLPALPEFLIQLNDYKVIESAFLGMAVNKDAFTKEDIDQYKNAIAKRGALTSMINYYRNAFQSGIVRKDWGVLEMPTLMIWGEEDTALGKELTYGTEEYVKDFRIRYIPNCSHWVQQEQPELVNQYIREFI
- a CDS encoding hypothetical protein (similar to AA sequence:cyanobase_aa:Cyan7425_4633); amino-acid sequence: MIFLIDHNLRGHALVFFGAIASEGWLDLVSIQFVTFAEIGLSIDSDDRTVWRIAQEDQMVLLTANRSMKGKDSLEQVMREENTSESLPVVTVSNTDRLLNDSEYRGRCVESLIEIVLAIDSYRGARRIFIP
- a CDS encoding hypothetical protein (similar to AA sequence:cyanobase_aa:Cyan7425_0951) — translated: MAKVNPIDVQKYLKGIDYPVNKEDLIKHAEKNGADETLKSLLQELPGDNFEKPTDVNKAIGQVE
- a CDS encoding hypothetical protein (similar to AA sequence:cyanobase_aa:LBDG_41950), translated to MYDGDDIDLLYVLSSGGWSTCLLFVNRQIYELDISHSFGNPIGDLIEATVLMMKGDSTVELTWWNEPGGNRWRMTRNPAKRHLMKVVVTEFPSHYSFGDEVAGEIMLVEFEIKINQFAKLVYYQMKKLAALLKEKSFEKNRSGDFPYQAFFKLESFFGV
- a CDS encoding CAB/ELIP/HLIP superfamily protein (similar to AA sequence:cyanobase_aa:LBDG_41900), with product MQSPPSTTDLPISTAYNGKDRNAFLFGWTPQAELWNGRFAMIGFLAYLLWDLAGYSVVRDLLHLVG
- a CDS encoding hypothetical protein (similar to AA sequence:cyanobase_aa:MAE22490), whose translation is MKQTIAKRNLRDEAMTLIIRTERGLTIANTRITLYDVMDYVTAQYPPHFIRGLFDLTESQINAALAYIEVHRAEVEAEYQQVLKESEELRQYYEAQNRDRVAHIAAQLPKPGTEAAWEKLRAAKAQRESKV
- a CDS encoding hypothetical protein (conserved hypothetical protein;~similar to AA sequence:cyanobase_aa:LBDG_41930), giving the protein MYILELTLKGNPLGLSFQRKSVEAAEATYQEITNAMKGGGGLLEFTCDRQTDKKIAVFADNIAAVQMYEKSSAAASGRPAGFSFATAE
- a CDS encoding photosystem II D2 protein (similar to AA sequence:cyanobase_aa:LBDG_41920), which produces MTIAVGRAPAQRGVFDALDDWLKRDRFVFVGWSGILLFPCAFLALGGWMTGTTFVSSWYTHGLASSYLEGCNFLTVAVSTPADSLGHSLLLLWGPEAQGDFTRWCQLGGLWTFVALHGAFGLIGFCLRQLEIARLVGIRPYNAIAFTGPIAVFVSVFLMYPLGQSSWFFAPSFGVAAIFRFILFIQGFHNFTLNPFHMMGVAGILGGALLCAIHGATVENTLFEDGDGSSTFRAFNPTQAEETYSMVTANRFWSQIFGIAFSNKRWLHFFMLFVPVTGLWMASVGIIGIALNLRAYDFVSQELRAAEDPEFETFYTKNILLNEGIRAWMASQDQPHEHFVFPEEVLPRGNAL
- a CDS encoding hypothetical protein (Q55606;~similar to AA sequence:cyanobase_aa:LBDG_08530), with translation MTEIRFQADADLRQAIVTGAIRRYPNLDFQSANEAGLEGLKDPEVLAIAAREGRVLVTHDRKTMPTEFGQFITLQKSSGVLILSQNLPIGEAIDAVILVWEASTAEEWVDQIMTFPF
- a CDS encoding polyamine-transporting ATPase (similar to AA sequence:cyanobase_aa:LBDG_41940) — translated: MTVDAPKPQNLSAIQAIDLSFGWSEDKAILRSCALDVPKGEFWMLLGANGSGKSTLLRLLAGLLQPTGGEVLISPPVGFVFQNPDHQLVMPTVGADVAFGLVDEGLTIAQIRERVEESLSAVSLGAFQRRPIYALSGGQKQRVAIAGAIARHCDVLLLDEPTALLDPDSQLELVAQVQTLVKKRGITALWVTHRLEELEYCDGAFLLEAGKVVDKGDPERLKQRLMQTEDVED
- a CDS encoding anti-sigma factor antagonist (similar to AA sequence:cyanobase_aa:LBDG_41890) gives rise to the protein MELLTRTIQFPETLDDIVIAQFHEQANEAIQSDSDAILVDFAKVEFMSSPGLMALVIAFKRSREAGKPMLLQSVNERIRMLLELTGMDKVFEIMESPVEESEQVLVNQ
- a CDS encoding carbohydrate-selective porin OprB (similar to AA sequence:cyanobase_aa:LBDG_41910), with the protein product MRKILLNSLFTSPAVLGAALMMSSSAIAAPKAEVAGLPALEVGTQSKVVAPLTEVKALADVKSLSPEKTAETVKPQPQIAAEFSPAKSVVVNEPVKVAQAATETPATPTSVDSLNQINRYSREGQGATSAGQVTSVSQLSDVRPTDWAFQALQSLVERYGCIAGYPDRTYRGNRALTRFEFAAGLNACLDRVNELIAASTADLVKKEDLATLQKLQEQFAAELATIRGRVDALEARTTTLERQQFSTTTKLAGEAIFAVTDEFGVRGTGGNNTVFQNRIRLALNTSFTGRDLLVTRIAAGNADLFQLNGAGTPGGAVAEGIQTFNFGNTGGNRGFIDWVAYYFPVGENLRFYIPVVGGLHYDYAPTISPALDAADGGTGPLSVFAQRNPIYLIGGGSGIGATFGINSAFQLSAGYLADNSDGTQLTFGANNPAAGGGLFNGSYGALAQLTFTPSNALQIGLTYVNAYRRGAIFDTGSALASSGTFLANRNIGGSGASQVSAYGASVAFRPSPNIVLNAFGSLINANFVDDGEGQKDIWTYGVGVAFPDFGKKGNLLGFVAGAEPYMGNPGAGLRNDIPLHFEGFYKYQLTDNISVTPGVIWVVNPGQNEANDDVVIGTIRTTFTF